One window from the genome of Cryptococcus tetragattii IND107 chromosome 2, whole genome shotgun sequence encodes:
- a CDS encoding 60S ribosomal protein uL24, whose translation MSSPLSKELRKEHNARSIPIRKDDEVLIVRGKYKGREGKVTQVYRKKWVIHVDRVHIEKSNAATSPVGIHPSNVVITSLKLDKDRRAILERKGSKKSGDVEMTE comes from the exons aTGTCTTCCCCCTTGTCCAAGGAGCTCCGAAAGGAGCACAAC GCCCGatccatccccatcagGAAGGACGACGAGGTTTTGATTGTCCGAGGAAAGTACAAGGGCCGAGAGGGCAAGGTCACCCAG GTCtacaggaagaagtgggTCATCCACGTCGACCGAGTCCACATTGAGAAGAGCAACGCTGCTACTTCCCCTGTTGGCATCCACCCCTCCAACGTTGTCATCACTTCCCTCAAG CTCGACAAGGACCGACGAGCTATCCTCGAGCGCAAGGGCAGCAAGAAGTCTGGTGACGTCGAGATGACCGAGTAG